ACGCCCGCTTCTCGGCCACCGGCAAGCGCTACTGTTACCGCCTATTTGAAGGCTACGCCCCGCCTTGGGAAAACCGCTATTGCTGGTCACTGGGGAACCGCCGCCTGGACACCGCCGCTATGGCCGAGGCCGCCCGGTACTTTGTCGGGGAGCAGGACTTCACCGCCTTTGGGGCCAACCGACGGGACGGCTCCGCCGACAACCCGGTCAAGGACATGCGCCGGGCCGACGTGATCCGGCGGGGGCCGCGCATCACCGTCACGTTGGAGGCGAGCGGTTTTTTATACAAAATGGCCCGCAGCATGGCCGGTACGCTGGTCGAAGTGGGGCTGGGAAAAATGAGTCCCGACGAATTGGCCGCGATTCTGGCCAACCGTCGCCGGGTCGAGCAGGTCGCCACCGCCCCGGCCAAAGGCTTGTGGATGGAGCGGGTGTACTACACCGGCGAGCGCAAGCGAAAGTAGCCCATTACGGGTTGGCCTTCTTTTAACCACAGAGGGCACAAAGGCCACAGAGGTTCAGGGGAGAACTCCGCGCCTTTTGCGCCTTTGCGGTTAACAAAAACACGCCCGGGAAGTTTACGAATAAACTTCCGCGCCCTTTTGCTTAAACTCGTCGGCCTTTTCCTGCATGCCTTCTTCGAGGGCCTGCTCCTCGGTGATGCCCTTTTTCTCGGCGTACTCACGCACGTCCTGGGTGATCTTCATGGAGCAGAAGTTCGGCCCGCACATGGAGCAGAAGTGCGCGGTCTTGGCCCCCTCGGCGGGGAGGGTCTCGTCGTGGAAGGAACGGGCTTTTTCCGGGTCGAGTGAGAGGTTGAACTGGTCCTCCCAGCGGAACTCGAAGCGGGCCTTGGACAGAGCGTTGTCGCGGACCTGGGCCGCGGGGTGGCCCTTGGCGAGGTCGGCGGCGTGAGCGGCGATTTTGTAGGTGATGACGCCTTCGCGCACGTCGTTGCGGTCGGGCAGTCCGAGGTGCTCCTTCGGGGTGACGTAGCAGAGCATGGCTGTGCCGTACCAGCCGATCATGGCTGCGCCGATACCGCTGGTGATGTGGTCGTAGCCGGGGGCGATGTCGGTCGTCAACGGCCCGAGCGTGTAGAAGGGGGCCTCGTGGCACCACTCAAGCTGTTTTTCCATGTTCTCCTTGATCATGTGCATGGGCACGTGACCGGGGCCTTCGTTCATGACCTGCACGCCGTGCTCCCAGGCGCGGGTGGTCAGCTCGCCCTGCGTTTTCAACTCACCGAACTGGGCGGCATCATTGGCGTCGGCGATGGAGCCGGGGCGCAAGCCGTCGCCGATGGAGAAGGAAATGTCATAGGCGGCGCAGATTTCGCAAATCTCGTCCCAGTGGGTGTAGAGGAAGTTTTCCTTGTGGTGGGAGAGGCACCACTTGGCCATGATGGAGCCGCCGCGGCTGACGATGCCGGTCATGCGCCGGGCGGTCTGCGGGATGTAGCGCAGGAGCACCCCGGCGTGGATGGTGAAGTAGTCCACGCCCTGCTCGGCCTGCTCGATCAGGGTGTCGCGGTAAAGCTCCCAGGTCAGCTCTTCGGCCTTGCCGTTGACCTTTTCCAGCGCCTGGTAGATCGGGACGGTGCCCACGGGCACGGGGCAGTTGCGCAGGATCCACTCGCGGGTCTGGTGAATGTTTTTGCCGGTGGAAAGGTCCATCAGCGTGTCGCCGCCCCACTTGACGCTCCAGCGCATCTTTTCGACTTCCTCGTCGATGGAGGAGCTGACGGCGCTGTTGCCGATGTTGGTGTTGATTTTGACGAGGAAGTTGCGGCCGATAATCATCGGCTCCAGTTCGGTGTGGTTGATGTTGGCCGGGATGATGGCGCGGCCCCGGGCCACCTCGTCGCGGACGAACTCGGGCGTGATCTCCTCGGGGACGGATGCGCCGAAGGACAGGCCGGGGTGCTGCTTGCGGATGTCGTTGGAGGGCAGGCCGGCGGCCTCGGCGGAGGAGAGCGCCTCCTCGCGAATCTGGTGGCGTTTGAGGTTCTCGCGGATGGCGACGTACTCCATTTCCGGGGTGATGATGCCCTGGCGCGCGTAGTGCAGTTGGCTGACGGACTTGACGCCGGGCTTGGCGCGTCGCGGCTGGCGTCCCTCACGGTTGAAGGCGAAAAGCTGGTTCTTGCCGTCACGGTGGCGGGCCTTTTCGGCGTGGACGGCGGAGAGGTAGCCGTCGTCCTCGGGGCGCACGTCGCGTCCGGTGTAGGCTTCGGTGTCACCGCGCTCGTCAATCCAGGCGGCGCGGATTTCCGGCAGGCCCTTGGTTACGTCGCCGTGAAACTCGGGATCGCCCCAGGGGCCGGAGGTGTCGTAAACGCGGATGGGAGCGTTTTCCTCCAGCGTGCCGTCGGGCAGGCGGGTGGGCGAGAGCGCGATCTCGCGCATGGGCACGCGGATGTCTTCGCGGCTGCCGGGGATGGTCACGCGGGTGGATTTGGGGAAGAGTTGGCCGGTGGTGGGTGTGTCGCTCATAAGAAATTTGGTGGGTGGTTATGTGGTGGTGGCTAAGTTGGTCAGAAAGGCAGAGGTCCCCAAGTGACCCCATTTTCTCTGGTGGTAGACATTTCCGCTGTCAGCAGATATGGCGGTTGAAAGATGGATGTGTAAATCTGATTGCTGAGATTACCAGGTAGTGGCTCGGGGTTGATTTCAATAAATCGGGGCTCGCTGATTGCTCCGTCTTTGATCTCGTAATAGCCGACGACTCCACTGGTTGCGCTTCCATGGAGATAGACCCAAATTCGGGTGCGTTTATATAGCGGTTCCAGCGCGACAGCCTTCGGGTGTCCATCTATGCTTCCGATGTGGCGATAGGTGCCGTCATCATTAAGAAAACACCAGAAATAACCCCCACCTGTGCCAAACGTTTCGGGGCCGCCCGAGAGCAGCAGGTCGTTATCGCCGTCTTGGTCGAGGTCTACGACGAAGCGATAGCGTTCGACTGTCTCGCCGGCATGGTTGATCGCGGGGGAGCCAGAAGGGTCTGGTATGTCGGGAACCGTGCGTATAGCGGTTGCATCCTGTGGATTTTGAATTCTCTCATCAACCGCGCATAAGGTGATCGCCGGAAGCGCCAGCAGGAGAGCGGAAAATAAAGTCCGCGTGCTCCTGAGTCCTCTGTGTCTGCGAAAAAGCGTGGAAAAAACGTGCATGTGTCCCTTCGTCGGCATTACCCGTAGCAGGTTCCTCGGGTCGAAGGCCGTTTCGTGCCCTCCTCTCAGCCCCGCGCGCGGAGCCCCCCGTTTGTGAAGCGCACTAAAGGGGAAAAACCCGTGTTTCGCAACCCCTTAAAGCGATTATCCTCAGGTGTGCGCCGGGGGATAAGGCGAAAGGGGGGAAGCGCTTTTTACTGAGCGGTGACTTCGAAAAAGGTCTCCGGCGCGAAGTCGGTGTTACCGGGCATGGTTTCGAGGACGTTACCGTCGGGGCCGAGGACAACGATTTTGTCACCGATGCCGACGAATACCTTTTCGAGTTGGCCGGAGGGGGAGAACTGGTCGCAACGCAGGTAGCGGTTATCGAGGCCCGGGTAGGGGAGCATGGTGTAGAGCAACTCCCCGCTGCCGTCGTAAACGGTGTAGCGGGTGGCGAGCCCCTGCGCGTTGCGCTCGTAGTAGCCGTGCAGGATGACGTTGCCGTCGGGGTCGTGCTTGATGAACTCGGAGGGCCGGTCCGGATGGCCGACGATGGTGCCACGGTTGGCGGCGGTGGCGGGGGAAGACGCCTGGGTGATGTCCGGGGTGGAAAAAGCGACGAGCAGGAGAATGCCAAGCAGACCCAGCAGGAGGAGCGGGTTTTTATTCTTCATCGGGGTGATGGGGTAAAGGGTATGTTCGCCTGTTTTATAACCTATGGCGGGTTTTCTTCAGTTGTTTTACAAGAAGGAACCGTGTTTTGCAGTAACCCTTGTTGAGGGTATTTAGTGGCCTTATTCTACCGGGAAGGATCGTATCCGTGTCATCCGTGGTTAAGAAAAAGAGGCTCACACGGAGGCACAGAGGCACGGAGGGGAGAAAATGGTTAAAATGGCTAATGGTTGTTTCCTGGGGTCAATATTAAACCATTAGAAATCAGGCATTTAACCATGCGATATTGTGGCTGTGATATTTCTTGCAATGCATTTGGATGCTTTGTTCAGCGTTGCTCCATCTTGTCGCGCAGGGCGGTGAGGCGGCGAGCGCTTTCGCGGTTGCGCACGGCCATGGAGTAGGCCGCCGGGTCTCCGACGAGGAAGACCTTTTTGCGCCCGCGGGTGATGGCGGTGTAAAGGAGGTTGCGCTGGAGCATGACGAAGTGCTGCTTGAGCAGCGGGATGATGACGATGGGGAATTCGCTGCCCTGGCTCTTGTGGATGCTGATGGCGTAGGCCAGGGAGAGGTCCGTCATCTCCGTGCGGGTAAAGTCGTGGATCTCGTTGTCAAAGCGCACGGCGATGGTTCCGGCCTCGGCGTTGATATGGCTGATGCGCCCGAGGTCGCCGTTGAAGAGGTTCTTGTCGTAGTTGTTGCGCTGCTGGATGACCTTGTCGCCCCGGTGGAAGCGGACCGGGCCGAGCGTCACGCCCGGTTGGCCGGGGTTGAGCGCGGACTGGAGCACGGCGTTGAGATTGAGCGTGCCGCCCGCTCCCTTGTGCATGGGCGGGAGCACCTGCACGTCCATGACCGGGTCCAGGTGCGGATACCAGCGCGGGATGCAGTCGCGGCAGAGGCTGACCACGGCCTCGGCGCAGCGTTCGGGCTCGGGCGCGGCGATAAAGTGCAAATCCTCCGAGGGATCGACGTGGGCGGGGTCTTCCGCCGGGCCGGGCGGCGAGGCCTCGCCGTGGAGGATGGCGTGCGCGGTCAGGACAATCCGGCTGCGGGCCTGCTGGCGGAAAATCTGCGAGAGTCGCGTGACGGACGGCACATGGGGCAGGCCGCCGCTTTTTTCGGCCAGGCCGATGAGGTCGCCCAGGACGTTGCCCGCGCCGACGCTGGGGAGCTGGTCGGCGTCGCCCACGAGCAGGAGGTGAGCCCGCGAGGGGATGGCCCGGAAGAGGCAGGCGGCCAGCTTGCTGTCGAGCATGGAAGCCTCGTCCACCACCACGAAGTCGCAGGGCAGGGGGTTGTCGGCGTTGATGCTGAAGCCGCCCGCCGCCGGGTCGAACTGGAGCAGCCGGTGAATGGTCTGGGCCTGCGCGCCGGTGGTCTCACCCATCCGCTGGGCGGCCCGCCCGGTGGGGGCGGCCATGAGGAGCCGGACTTTTTTGGCCCGGAGGATTTCGGTCAGGGCCTTGAGAATAGTGGTCTTGCCGGTGCCGGGGCCGCCGGTGAGGATGGAAACCTTGTGGGCGAGGGCGGCGGAAATGGCGGCGGCCTGCTCGGGCGCGAATTCAAACCCGGCCCGCTCCTGCGCCCATTCGACGGCTTTGTCGATGAGGATGGGGGGCAGGCAGGAAGGGGTGTCGAGCAGGTCACGCAGGGCGTGGGCGACGACGACTTCGGCCCGGTGAGAGGCCGGAAGCTGGAGGATCGTTTGCGGGGAGTAAAGCTCGGCCGGATCCGTCGCCGCCGCGCCGGAGGGGATGAGCGCGCCCTGTTCGACGAGGCTCTTGAGCGGGGTGTTGAGCAGGTGCGGGTCCACGTCGAGCAGACGGGTGGCGTGCTCGATCAGGTCCGGGGTGGCAAAGGCGGTGTGCCCCTCGCTCTCGGCCTCCTCCAGCGCGAAGATCAGCCCCGCCTCCAGGCGGCGCGGGTTGTCGTTCTGGAGCCCGAGGTTGCGGGCAATCTGGTCGGCGGTTTTGAAGCCGATGCCCTGGATGTCGCGGGCGACGCGGTAGGGGTCGCGCTCAAGAATGGTGCGGGCCTCGTTGCCGAACTTGCGGTAAATACGTGTGCACAGGGCGGTGCTGACCCCGTAGGTGTGCAAAAAGAGCATGATTTCGCGCTGGGCCTGCTGGGATTCCCAAGCCAGCTTGATGTCCTTGGCCCGCTGTTTGCCCACGCCGGGGACTTCGCGCAGGCGGCCCGACTCCTCGGAAATGACTTTCAGGGTCTCAACCCCGAAGTGCTCGACGATCTTTTCGGCGAACTTCGGCCCGATATTGGGAATCATGCCGGAGCCGAGGTATTTTCTGATCCCGTGGACGGTGGAGGGCAGCTTGCTGGTGAAGCCCTTGATCTTGAACTGCGGGCCGTGGACGGGGTGGCGTTGCCATTCGCCGCGCAGTTCGAGGGTCTCACCACACTGGACGCCGGGCAGGTTCCCGGCGATGGTCACGCACTGGCGCTGGCCGTTGGGGCGGAATTCGCCGATCGTGTAGTGGTTCTCCTCGTTGGCGAAGACGATCCGCTCCAGCGTGCCGGTCAGGGTGTCGGGACTGTCGTTGGGGTCGGGCAAAATCGTGGTGAGAGTTTTTACCTCCGTGGAAATCCGGCCTTGCGGCGGCGTTCAGGCCGGGCAGGCTTCGATCTCGACCCCGAAGAATTCGAGGCCCAGTTCGGCCAGGTCGGCGTAGGCGCCGAGGGGGGCGGGGTCGTTGGCGGAGAGTTGCTTGATGGAGTGGCTGCCGGTGGCCACGACGAGGCAGCGCAGCCCGGCGGTGGCGGCGGAAGCAATATCCCAGGGGGAGTCGCCGATCATGAGAGTGGTGGCCGGGTCGGCCTGCATCGTCTCCATGACATGCCGGGTGAACTCCGGCTGCGGCTTGCGCCAGGGGGTGTCGCCGGTGCCGAAGACTTTCTCCAGGTAAGGGGTGTAGCCGAGGTAATCGGCGACGAGGCGGGCGTTGTTGCCCTCCTTGTTGGTAAAGATCGCCTGCTTGAAACCGCGTTCGTGGAGGGCTTTGAGCAGTTCGAGGGAGCCGGGGAGGGCGACCAGATCCTCCTTCCAGATTTCGGCGTAGTGCGAACGGAAGAGCTTGACCGCCCGCTCGGCGTTTTCCTTGCCCACGAGCCGTTCCATTGTGATCGGCACGGAGCCGCCGACGGTTGCCCGGACCGTCTCGTAGGACGCCGGTTCGAGCCCGAGCACGTCCTGTGCGTACCGGTAGCATCGGTAGATGGTCATGAAATGATCGATCAGGGTTCCGTCCAGATCGAAGAGAATGGTCTGTGTATCCTGCCCCATAATTCTAGCGTAAGTAGCATAGAATTTGCCCATCCGGGGCAATATGGCCAGCCTTTTGCTTGACCCGGGGGGATTGTCCCCCGACTTTCAGACCTGCCGGATATAATATCCGTCTCCCCTCTTCGCTAAACTATGCCGGAACAGGACGCACCTCCCGAACTGGACTTTCGTCGTGATGGCTCCGACTGCCTGACGATTGTTCTACGCGGTACCTGGAAGATGCAGCAGCAACTTCCGGACTCCGACCGTGTGCAGCAGGAGCTGGCCCCGGGACTGTCCCGGCTGGCCTTTGACGCTCAGGGCGTAAGCGGTTGGGACAGCGGCCTGATGACCTTTCTGCTGCGCTGCTGGGACCTGGCGGGTGCGAACAAAATCCAGATCGACTCCGAGGGGCTGCCCAAAGGCGTCAATGGCCTGATGAAGCTCGCCACCGCCGTCCCCGAGAAGGAAGGCACCGGACGCGGGGTAACCACGCGCTCGCTTTTTTACCGGGTCGGCTCACAGAGCATCGCGCTGGCCGAGGAGGCGCAGGAGATTTTTACGTTTCTGGGCGAGGCGGTTATTGCCTTCTTTCGCTTTTTTACCGGAAGGGCGCGCTTTCGCTGGAGCGACCTGTGGGTTGTGGTCCAGCAGACCGGGGCCGAGGCCCTGCCCATTGTCGCGCTGATCAGCTTTCTCGTCGGCCTGATCCTGGCCTATGTCGGGGCGGTGCAGTTGGCGCAGTTCGGGGCGACCATCTACGTGGCCGACCTGGTCGGCCTGGCCATGGTCCGCGAAATGGGCGCGATCATGACGGCTATTGTCATGTGCGGGCGGACGGGGGCGGCCTTTGCTGCTCAGTTGGGGACGATGAAGGTCTCTGAGGAGATTGACGCGCTCCAGACCCTCGGCATCTCGCCGATGGAGTTCCTGGTCCTGCCGCGCATGCTCGCCCTGTGCTGCATGCTCCCGCTGCTGGTACTCTTTTCCGACTTTATCGGCATCCTCGGGGGGCTGGTGGTCAGCATCACCACGCTCGATATTTCCTTCCAGCAGTTTGTGAACCGGACTATCGCGGCCATCGACCTGGCCAATTTCTCCAGCGGTCTGATCAAGTCCGTCTTCTTCGGCGTGCTGGTGGCCTCGACCGGATGCCTGCGCGGCATGCAGTGCGGGGACAGTTCCGCCGCGGTCGGGGTGGCCGCCACTTCCGCCGTGGTCACGGGTATCACCTGCATCATCGTGGCGGACGCGGTTTTTGCCGTGATCTTTAACATTCTCGGGATATGAGCCAGGAGCCGCCAAAGATCAAAGTCGAGCACCTGACCATGGCCTACGGTTCGTTCGTGGTCATGAACGACCTGAATTTCGAGATCAAAAAGGGGGAGATCTTCGTCATCATGGGCGGGTCGGGCTGCGGCAAGAGCACCCTGCTCAAGCACCTGATCGGGCTGAAAGACCCGGCGAAAGGCGAAATCTACTACGACGGGGAGAACTTCAATCACGCCGAGCCGGAGCAAAAGCTCCTTATGCTGCAAAAGTTCGGCGTGCTCTATCAGGGCGGAGCACTGTGGAGTTCGATGACGCTGGCCGAGAACGTCGCGCTGCCGCTGGGCGAGTTCACCTCGCTCTCGCAGAAGGAAATCCGCGACATCGCCACCCTGAAGCTTTCGCTGGTCGGACTGCGCGGGTTCGAGGACTTTTACCCGTCAGAGATCAGCGGCGGGATGCGCAAGCGCGCCGGCCTGGCCCGCGCGATGGCGCTCGACCCCGACGTGCTCTTTTTCGACGAGCCCTCCGCCGGACTGGACCCGATCAGCTCGCGCCGTCTGGACGACCTGATCCTGGAGCTGCGCGACAGCCTGGGGGCGACGGTCGTGGTGGTCACGCATGAGTTGGCCAGTATTTTCGCGATTGCCGACAAGGCGATCTTTCTCGACGCCGCCACGCGCACCCAGGGCGCGATCGGCAACCCGCACGACTTGCGGGACCAGACCGAGAACATGGCTGTGCGCACTTTTCTGCGCCGGGGCGAGGAGGAGATCCCCGAGGTCGTCTGAACGGCATGAAAAAAGCCATTGCCCAACCTTTTTAATCCACTAACGTTTCTAATAAACCGTATGAGCAAAAAAGCCAATCCAGCCGCCATTGGGGTTTTCGTGGTGGGGGCCGTCATCCTGGCAGTCGTCTCTCTGGTCATTTTCGGCTCCGGCACGCTCTTTCGCAAGACCGAGACCTTTCTGCTGTACTTTCAGGACTCGATCAACGGGCTGGAGGTCGGCGCTCCGGTCAAGTTCAAGGGCGTTCGTATCGGCCAAGTGACGGACATCCGCATTCGCTTCAACCAGGACGACGAGTCGCCGCATGTGCCGGTCTTTATCCAAATTGACATCGACCGGCTCCAGAACTCGCTCGGCGTGGACGTTGACCTGAGCAACGACAAGATCTTCGAAGAACAGGTCGATATCCTCGGGTTGCGGGGTAAGCTGCAGCAGGCGAGCTTTGTCACCGGGATGCTTTTCATCGAGCTTGACTATGATCCCAACGCTGGCCCGGCCTACTTCGTTCAATTGAAGAACGAAGACGACGACTATGATTACAAGGAAATCCCCACCGTCTCCTCCGGCCTGACCGAAGTTATCAAGAAAGTCACCGGTATGGTGGACAAGATCAGCAAGATCGACTTCCAGTCCATCGGGGAAAAGGCCAACGACATCCTGACCCGGCTTGACGACGGGATGGCCGAAATCCAGTTCAAGGAAATCAACGACAAGGCCGTCGCCCTGCTCGACAATCTCGACAGCATCAGCGGCGATCCCGAGTTCAAGAAGCTCCCCGGTAACCTCAATGCTACTCTTGATGACGGACGCAAGTTCATCGCCACCCTCGACAAGAGCATGGACGGTGTGATTTCCGACCTGAAAATCACACTCAACGGTGCCCGCAGCACGCTTGGGCAGATCGATGTGGTGGCCGACAACCTGAATAACATGCTCGAACCGGAATCCCCGTTGCGCTACCAGCTCGAAAGCTCGCTGAGCGAACTGTCTGATGCGCTGCGCTCGATCCGTGTGCTGGCCGACTACTTGGAGCGTAATCCGAGTGCGCTGCTCATCGGTAAGCAGAATAATTCATCTTCAGACAAGTAAACCATGCGTAAACTCATCCTTGCACCGCTGCTCTTTGCCTGCCTGCTCGCCCTGTCCGGCTGCTCCATCGGCGAGTCTTCCTCGCCTTCGCGCTTCTACGTGCTGACCCCCCTGCCCGAGGGGACCCAGCCGGTTTCCTTCGAGGGCGAGGCACCTTCGGTTGGCCTGACTCGCGTGCAGATTCCGGCCACGCTGGACCGTCCGCAGATGGTTGTCTTTACGGCCCCCAACGAGGTCAACTACAACGAATTCAACCGCTGGAGCGAGCCGCTCTCGCAAGGCATCGGCGAGACCGTCCGCCGCAATCTGCTTGTGCTCATGGGGCCGGGCAAGGTGTCCGCGTTCCCGTGGATGCAGACCTTTCCGCGTGACTACAACGTGCAGATTATCGTGCAGGAGTTCGGTCCCTACACCTATCTGAACGAAGTCATCCTCCGCGCCGTGTACCGGATCGAGGAAGTGGGCAAGGGCAAGCGTGACACGGTATTTGTGGCGGAAGTCGTCTATAACCAGCCCATCGCCGGGGAGACGCAGAACTTCGATGATATCGTCGATGCCCTCAGCAAGACCGTGGCCCGTCTGAGCCAGGACATTGCCGCCGAAATCCAGAAGCTCGAACAGCAGCAGGACGAGACCGAAGGCGAAAACAAGTCCGCCGACGCGCCCAAGACCGAGACGACCGAAGCAGGCAAGGGCATGCTTCAGCCGCACTTCCGTGGTCTGGATAAGGAGTAGTCCCGCTTTTCCCGCCAGGGGAGCAGAGATTTATTACCGGCTTTAAGTCGTTTTGAAAACGGAACTTCGTTCCTTTCTCACTTCCCGGTCTTCCTGTTACACAAAACTCCGTGCCTCTGTGCCTCCGTGTGAGGCTCTTTATTTACCGGCTCGTTATTTGTCTTGTTGTGAACGGTCTGTGCCGTTTCTGGGCGAGGTTCAAGACCCGGCTTCGACCATGATCTTGACGCCTTCCTGGCGGATGTTGGTGGCAAAGGCTTCCTCGATCTGGTCGAGCGGGAACCGGTGCGTGATGAGTGAACTCATGGGCAGGCCGATGCGCTCGGCGCGCTGGAGGAAGTGGTAGGCGTTCGGGTACTCGAAGCTGTTGTAAGCCCAACTGCCGGTCACGGTGATTTCCTTGCGGCAGATGTCGAGATGCGGGTTGATCTTGCACTCGCCACCGTCCACAAAGTGCCCGACCTCGCAAATGCCGCCTCCCCGGCGGATGCACTTGAAGAGGTTGGAAAAAGCCGCGGGCACGCCCGTCACCTGGAAGCCGAAGTGCGCGCCTACGCCCTTGGTCATGCCGTTGACGGCATCGGCCAGCTCGTCGATCCCGGCGAAGTCGCGGTAGTTGAGCGTTTCGTCCGCGCCCATCTTGCGGGCCAGTTCGAGGCGTCCGGGGTTGCCGTCGATGGCGATGAGCGTGTTGATCCCATAGGTGCGCAGAACCGCGAGCATCATCAACCCGATGGGGCCGCAGCCCTGCACGATGACCCGTGTGCGGAAATTCAGGGTGGCCCCGCAGCTCTTGGCGCGTTCCAGGGCGTGGCAGCCGACGGCGGCGGGCTCGATCAGGGTGCGCAGCTCCAGGCTCATGTCGTTGACGACAAAGACGGAGGAGCCGGGGCGGATGATGAGGTACTCGCCGAAGTAGCCGTTGAAATGGTTGTCGGGCTCGTCGGGTAGCAGCCCGTAGATGCGCATGTCGTCGCACAAGTTCGCCTTGAGCGGGTTGTACTTGGCGATCATGCAGGCCTCGGAGGTCTCCATCAGGCTGGTAACGATCCGGTCACCGGGCACAATGGGTTTGCCCACGCTGTCCATTTTGATGTTTTTGCCGACTTCTATCACCACGCCGGTGCCCTCGTGCCCGAGCACGACCGGGGCGAGGCCGAAAGGGTCGGAGTTGTAGCAGTGCACGTCGGTGCCGCAGACGCCGCAGGCTTCGACCTTGACCAGAATTTCGTCTGGCCCGATGGCGCGGAGCGGGAACTCGCGTATCTCGACCTGCTTGGGTCCGGTGAGGACAGCGGCCCGCGCGTAAGCCGGGACGGTGCCCCGTGTCTTGGCTGGAGCGGAAGTTCGCTCACTGGCCGCAGCTTGTGTTCCGGCAGTGGTGGCCGGGCGGGATTGGGTTACGACCTCGCGGACGATGCGGTCGATGTCATCTCGGGTGAACTGCATGGGCAAAGAAAGCGAAAAAAGCGGCAACGGATGCCAGATTTTGAAAGTGGTGCTCCGGCGCGCCTCTCCACGGTGGGACAGGCGCACCGAAGTCCACGATCAGGCTTAGTTATGCAAAAAATCAAGCACGCCCGGCCAGAACTGTGCGCTCATATTGCCGGATGGAATCGGCCAAGGCAAGCTCTCCCGGGACATTATTTCGGCGGCAGAACTCCTCCCAAACCACGCTCCAGGGCAGGGCCTTGGCGGTCTCCAGCAGCAGCAGGCGGGAGGTGTAGTCGCCTTCGAGTTCGGCCTGGCGCAGCTTTTCGCGGGGTTCGAGCAGGGCGAGCAGCAAGCACTTCTGGGCGGCGCGGGTGCCGATGGCCCAGGCGGCGATGCGGTTGATGGAGGCGTCGAAGAAGTCCAGCCCGATGTGGGTGCGGGGCAGGGCGTCGCAGCGGACAAGCTCCTGCATGATGGCCTGGGTGGCGTCGTCGAAGAGCACGACGTGGTCGCTGTCCCAGCGGACGCCGCGGGAGACGTGCAGGAGCAGTTCGGGCACGAACATCAGGACGGAGGAAATCTTGTCCGCGATGCTCTCGGTCGGGTGGAAATGCCCGGCGTCCAGGCAGAGGGCCGTCTGGTTCTTGAAGGCGTAGCCCA
The DNA window shown above is from Ruficoccus amylovorans and carries:
- a CDS encoding MlaD family protein produces the protein MSKKANPAAIGVFVVGAVILAVVSLVIFGSGTLFRKTETFLLYFQDSINGLEVGAPVKFKGVRIGQVTDIRIRFNQDDESPHVPVFIQIDIDRLQNSLGVDVDLSNDKIFEEQVDILGLRGKLQQASFVTGMLFIELDYDPNAGPAYFVQLKNEDDDYDYKEIPTVSSGLTEVIKKVTGMVDKISKIDFQSIGEKANDILTRLDDGMAEIQFKEINDKAVALLDNLDSISGDPEFKKLPGNLNATLDDGRKFIATLDKSMDGVISDLKITLNGARSTLGQIDVVADNLNNMLEPESPLRYQLESSLSELSDALRSIRVLADYLERNPSALLIGKQNNSSSDK
- a CDS encoding PqiC family protein, with amino-acid sequence MRKLILAPLLFACLLALSGCSIGESSSPSRFYVLTPLPEGTQPVSFEGEAPSVGLTRVQIPATLDRPQMVVFTAPNEVNYNEFNRWSEPLSQGIGETVRRNLLVLMGPGKVSAFPWMQTFPRDYNVQIIVQEFGPYTYLNEVILRAVYRIEEVGKGKRDTVFVAEVVYNQPIAGETQNFDDIVDALSKTVARLSQDIAAEIQKLEQQQDETEGENKSADAPKTETTEAGKGMLQPHFRGLDKE
- a CDS encoding zinc-dependent alcohol dehydrogenase, whose protein sequence is MQFTRDDIDRIVREVVTQSRPATTAGTQAAASERTSAPAKTRGTVPAYARAAVLTGPKQVEIREFPLRAIGPDEILVKVEACGVCGTDVHCYNSDPFGLAPVVLGHEGTGVVIEVGKNIKMDSVGKPIVPGDRIVTSLMETSEACMIAKYNPLKANLCDDMRIYGLLPDEPDNHFNGYFGEYLIIRPGSSVFVVNDMSLELRTLIEPAAVGCHALERAKSCGATLNFRTRVIVQGCGPIGLMMLAVLRTYGINTLIAIDGNPGRLELARKMGADETLNYRDFAGIDELADAVNGMTKGVGAHFGFQVTGVPAAFSNLFKCIRRGGGICEVGHFVDGGECKINPHLDICRKEITVTGSWAYNSFEYPNAYHFLQRAERIGLPMSSLITHRFPLDQIEEAFATNIRQEGVKIMVEAGS